Proteins encoded within one genomic window of Triticum aestivum cultivar Chinese Spring chromosome 2D, IWGSC CS RefSeq v2.1, whole genome shotgun sequence:
- the LOC123054383 gene encoding calcium-transporting ATPase 5, plasma membrane-type, which yields MESSSSGGGASKARRSGSGGGGSDPFDIPGKGAPVERLKKWRQAALVLNASRRFRYTLDLKKEAQKEEVIRKIRAQAHVIRAAFRFKEAARVGTTTKDAPEAHADGALGFGIKEDQLTALTRDHNYSALQQYEGISGLANMLKTDIDKGISGEESDIDARKNAFGANTYPRKKGRSFLAFVWDACKDLTLIILMVAAAVSLALGIYTEGIKEGWYDGASIGFAVLLVIFVTATSDYKQSLQFQNLNEEKQNIQLEVVRGGRRIKVSIFDLVVGDVVPLKIGDQVPADGVLISGHSFSIDESSMTGESKIVNKDQKSPFMMSGCKVADGYGTMLVTAVGINTEWGLLMASISEDSGEETPLQVRLNGVATFIGIIGLSVAVAVLVVLLARYFTGHTYNPDGSPQYVKGKMGVGETIRGVVKIFTVAVTIVVVAVPEGLPLAVTLTLAFSMRKMMRDKALVRRLSACETMGSATTICSDKTGTLTLNQMTVVEAYFGGEKMDPPDNTQKLSAAVSTMIIEGIAQNTSGSIFEPEGGQAPEVTGSPTEKAILSWGLQLGMKFSETRSKSSILQVFPFNSEKKRGGVAVQVGDSEVHVYWKGAAELILESCTSWIDKDGSKQSMTPEKVGEFKKFIEDMAVASLRCVAFAYRPCEMSDVPKEDQRADWVLPEDNLIMLGIVGIKDPCRPGVQDSIRLCAAAGIKVRMVTGDNLQTARAIALECGILTDPNVSEPTIIEGKTFRELSDLEREEVADKISVMGRSSPNDKLLLVKALRNRGHVVAVTGDGTNDAPALHEADIGLSMGIQGTEVAKESSDIIILDDNFATLVRVVRWGRSVYANIQKFIQFQLTVNVAALIINVVSAVSSGDVPLNAVQLLWVNLIMDTLGALALATEPPNNHLMQRPPVGRREPLITNIMWRNLLIMAFYQVAILLTLTFKGLTLLRLEHDNPAHAEILKNTFIFNTFVLCQVFSEFNARKPDELNIFKGIAGNKLFIAIIAITVVLQVLIIEFLGKFTTTVRLSWQLWLVSIGLAFVSWPLALVGKLIPVPDRPFLDMFTCCCPGKKEADDGKEDSGVKNIEVV from the exons atGGAGTCGTCTTCGTCGGGCGGCGGTGCCAGCAAGGCGCGGcggagcggcagcggcggcggcggcagcgacccCTTCGacatccccggcaagggcgccccCGTCGAGCGCCTCAAAAAATGGAGG CAAGCAGCTCTTGTCCTGAATGCATCAAGGCGATTCAGGTACACATTGGACTTGAAAAAAGAGGCGCAAAAGGAGGAAGTCATAAGAAAAATTCGTGCACAAGCTCATGTTATCAGG GCCGCATTCCGTTTCAAAGAAGCAGCTCGAGTCGGTACGACTACAAAGGATGCACCAG AAGCTCATGCCGATGGTGCTCTTGGCTTTGGAATTAAAGAAGACCAGCTTACAGCACTGACCAGAGATCATAACTACTCTGCTCTACAGCAGTATGAAGGG ATTTCAGGGCTAGCAAATATGCTAAAGACAGATATTGACAAGGGGATCAGTGGAGAGGAGTCCGATATTGATGCGAGAAAGAATGCATTCGGGGCGAACACATACCCTCGCAAGAAAGGAAGAAGCTTTTTG GCCTTTGTGTGGGATGCTTGTAAAGATTTGACACTCATCATCCTCATGGTCGCCGCTGCGGTTTCATTGGCCTTGGGCATATATACAGAG GGGATAAAAGAAGGGTGGTATGATGGGGCCAGCATTGGTTTTGCTGTACTCCTTGTTATTTTTGTTACAG CTACCAGTGACTACAAGCAATCGTTGCAGTTCCAAAACTTGAATGAGGAGAAACAGAACATTCAATTGGAG GTTGTGAGAGGTGGAAGGCGAATCAAGGTATCAATTTTTGATTTGGTTGTTGGAGATGTGGTGCCCCTCAAGATTGGTGACCAG GTACCTGCTGATGGAGTCCTTATTAGTGGTCACTCCTTCTCCATAGATGAATCGAGCATGACTGGCGAAAGCAAAATA GTAAACAAAGACCAGAAGTCACCGTTTATGATGTCCGGTTGCAAAGTCGCCGACGGCTATGGTACAATGCTG GTGACCGCTGTTGGTATTAACACTGAATGGGGTCTGCTGATGGCAAGCATATCTGAAGACTCTGGTGAAGAAACACCACTACAG GTTCGCTTGAATGGTGTTGCTACCTTCATTGGAATAATTGGACTTTCTGTTGCTGTTGCTGTTCTTGTTGTCCTCTTGGCCAG GTATTTCACTGGGCATACGTACAATCCGGATGGCTCTCCGCAATATGTGAAAGGAAAGATGGGTGTCGGTGAGACAATACGTGGAGTAGTTAAAATCTTCACAGTGGCG GTCACAATTGTGGTTGTGGCTGTTCCCGAAGGACTACCGTTGGCTGTCACATTGAC GCTCGCCTTTTCGATGcgcaaaatgatgagggataaagcTCTG GTCAGGAGACTTTCTGCATGCGAGACAATGGGTTCTGCAACAACAATTTGCAGTGACAAGACTGGAACATTAACTCTAAATCAG ATGACTGTTGTTGAGGCATACTTTGGTGGTGAGAAGATGGATCCTCCAGATAACACTCAGAAGCTATCTGCTGCTGTATCAACAATGATTATTGAAGGAATTGCTCAGAATACATCTGGAAGCATATTTGAGCCGGAG GGTGGTCAAGCTCCAGAGGTGACTGGATCCCCGACTGAAAAGGCTATACTGTCTTGGGGGTTGCAG CTTGGTATGAAATTCAGTGAAACAAGATCGAAATCCTCCATTCTTCAAGTCTTCCCATTCAATTCAGAGAAAAAGCGAGGCGGAGTTGCAGTGCAAGTG GGTGACTCTGAGGTTCATGTATACTGGAAAGGAGCTGCTGAACTTATTTTGGAGTCATGCACTAGTTGGATTGACAAGGATGGCTCAAAGCAATCAATGACTCCTGAGAAA GTTGGTGAGTTCAAGAAATTCATTGAAGACATGGCTGTTGCTAGCCTTCGCTGCGTCGCCTTTGCTTACAGACCTTGTGAGATGAGTGATGTTCCAAAGGAGGACCAGAGGGCTGACTGGGTATTACCTGAGGATAACTTGATTATGCTTGGCATTGTAGGAATAAAG GATCCCTGCCGCCCAGGAGTTCAAGATTCTATTCGCTTGTGTGCTGCAGCTGGCATTAAG GTCCGCATGGTCACCGGGGATAACCTTCAAACCGCCAGAGCGATTGCCTTGGAATGTGGTATTCTTACTGATCCTAACGTATCAGAGCCAACCATCATTGAAGGGAAGACCTTCCGGGAGTTGTCAGATTTGGAAAGGGAGGAAGTCGCCGACAAAATCTCT GTTATGGGGAGGTCTTCACCGAACGATAAGCTTCTACTTGTTAAGGCACTCAGAAACAGAGGTCATGTTGTCGCTGTAACTGGTGATGGCACAAACGATGCCCCAGCACTGCATGAG GCCGACATTGGTCTCTCAATGGGCATCCAGGGAACTGAAGTTGCCAAGGAGAGTTCTGATATTATTATCTTGGATGACAATTTTGCGACACTCGTGAGG GTTGTCAGATGGGGACGTTCAGTTTATGCAAACATCCAGAAATTCATTCAGTTCCAGCTGACTGTCAACGTTGCAGCCTTGATAATTAATGTAGTTTCTGCTGTCAGTTCTGGTGACGTGCCACTGAATGCTGTCCAG TTGCTCTGGGTTAATCTAATCATGGACACACTGGGAGCGCTTGCATTGGCGACTGAGCCACCAAACAACCATCTTATGCAGAGACCACCAGTTGGGCGGAG GGAGCCTTTGATAACAAATATCATGTGGAGAAACTTGCTCATAATG GCTTTCTATCAAGTTGCAATCCTCCTTACTCTCACCTTCAAGGGCCTGACCCTTCTACGGTTGGAACATGACAACCCAGCACATGCTGAAATTCTGAAAAATACCTTCATATTCAACACATTTGTTCTCTGTCAA GTGTTCAGTGAGTTCAACGCTCGGAAACCAGATGAGCTGAATATTTTCAAGGGTATTGCAGGGAACAAACTCTTCATTGCCATTATAGCCATAACGGTTGTTCTCCAG GTGCTTATCATCGAGTTCCTTGGCAAGTTCACGACAACAGTCAGGTTGAGCTGGCAGCTGTGGTTGGTGTCCATAGGTCTTGCTTTTGTCAG CTGGCCGTTGGCACTGGTAGGAAAGCTTATCCCTGTTCCAGACCGTCCGTTCTTAGACATGTTCACTTGCTGCTGCCCAGGGAAGAAAGAGG CTGATGATGGGAAGGAAGACAGTGGTGTGAAGAACATCGAGGTGGTGTGA